In a single window of the Campylobacter concisus genome:
- a CDS encoding ATP-binding protein yields MNQLELYYNQPLKSSKFIPRKYEIISPKTLIIGAISSGKTALVYEFLSHYKSEDRLYVNLDDLRIDRALLLANLKEFLEKNAHIKVLAVENLQAADLANLDFLKGATLENIILTSKEFSLTIDGFARINLNYLDYEEFILFFKKNLDQDLLFSYFLAHGNEIASAFLDSSEVTAHLQQLLRANLSEQSIAILKECAPKCHDVLSTFGIYKNLKEHMKISKDSVYNTVASLNENSFIELVPNLDESSTSKKLYFTNFALRNALYLKKDFLAVFANVVFCELLKFKDEIYYTKEIDFFLNKRKIAIICVPFSAPEIIFLKFKKLHASLKELGVSKLQIISVANQAELSFEGIKCEILPFSRWSLGL; encoded by the coding sequence ATGAACCAATTAGAGCTTTATTACAATCAGCCGCTTAAATCAAGTAAATTTATCCCCAGAAAATACGAAATCATCTCGCCAAAAACGCTTATAATAGGCGCCATTTCAAGTGGCAAAACAGCCCTTGTTTATGAGTTTTTGAGCCATTATAAAAGCGAAGATAGACTTTATGTAAATTTGGACGATCTAAGGATAGACAGAGCCTTACTTTTAGCAAATTTAAAAGAATTTTTAGAAAAAAATGCTCATATAAAGGTGCTCGCAGTTGAAAATTTACAAGCTGCTGACCTTGCAAATTTAGACTTTTTAAAGGGCGCAACACTTGAAAATATCATCCTTACAAGCAAGGAATTTTCACTAACGATTGACGGCTTTGCTCGCATAAATTTAAACTATCTCGACTACGAGGAATTTATACTATTTTTTAAGAAAAATTTGGACCAAGACCTGCTTTTTAGCTACTTTTTGGCTCACGGCAACGAGATAGCAAGTGCTTTTTTGGACTCTAGCGAGGTCACAGCGCACTTGCAACAACTCTTAAGAGCAAATTTAAGCGAGCAAAGCATTGCGATTTTAAAAGAATGTGCTCCAAAATGCCACGATGTGCTTAGTACTTTTGGTATCTATAAAAATCTAAAAGAGCATATGAAAATCTCAAAAGATAGTGTCTATAACACAGTAGCCAGCCTTAATGAAAATAGCTTTATAGAATTAGTACCAAATTTAGATGAGAGCAGCACGAGCAAAAAGCTCTACTTTACAAATTTTGCACTTCGTAACGCTTTATACCTAAAAAAGGACTTTTTGGCCGTCTTTGCAAATGTCGTTTTTTGCGAGTTGCTTAAATTTAAAGATGAAATTTACTACACAAAAGAGATTGATTTCTTCCTTAATAAAAGGAAGATCGCGATCATCTGTGTGCCGTTTTCTGCACCAGAGATCATCTTTTTGAAATTTAAAAAACTCCACGCAAGCTTAAAAGAGCTGGGTGTAAGTAAGCTTCAAATAATTAGCGTCGCAAACCAAGCTGAGCTTAGCTTTGAGGGCATAAAATGCGAAATTTTACCATTTTCTAGGTGGAGTCTAGGTTTATAA
- a CDS encoding S-adenosylmethionine tRNA ribosyltransferase, translated as MRAFIGIFILIVSLFGYEINHENWAKFYKFIDEANGIKFEVYMNYFKDEFENFKQSKSFKVPAKISGHIFFDGTKYDYEKGNLEQNSSEISSLNAVSDKINLDVKNENGELKGKIIVKNKAYNATIKKEKEYEMLNIGIQMTEANGTRYEAIINDIFAKESAKKNKNKLLSTLYDLKSERKKWPNNQFESLDNIYYINDKIKSICTYKNNKTSCDVVLLKTNKKLKLKQIFKDINDPHLKAILATAGVSENFVLSPLGLTFLNEEQINVPLDELRPYFSDEIGL; from the coding sequence ATGAGAGCATTTATTGGGATTTTTATACTTATAGTAAGCCTATTTGGCTATGAGATAAATCACGAAAACTGGGCAAAATTTTATAAATTTATTGATGAGGCAAATGGTATAAAATTTGAAGTTTATATGAACTATTTTAAAGATGAATTTGAAAATTTTAAGCAAAGTAAGAGCTTTAAAGTGCCGGCCAAGATAAGCGGACATATCTTTTTTGATGGTACAAAATACGACTACGAAAAAGGTAATCTTGAGCAAAATAGCAGTGAAATTTCATCGCTAAATGCTGTATCTGATAAGATAAATTTAGACGTTAAAAATGAAAATGGCGAGCTAAAGGGCAAAATAATCGTTAAAAACAAAGCCTATAATGCGACTATCAAAAAAGAAAAAGAGTATGAAATGCTAAACATTGGCATCCAAATGACCGAAGCAAATGGTACGAGATACGAAGCTATAATTAACGATATATTTGCCAAAGAATCGGCTAAAAAAAATAAAAATAAATTACTCTCGACACTTTATGACCTAAAAAGCGAGCGTAAAAAATGGCCAAATAACCAATTTGAGAGCCTAGATAACATCTACTATATAAATGACAAAATAAAAAGTATCTGCACCTATAAAAATAACAAAACTAGCTGCGATGTTGTCTTGCTTAAAACCAACAAAAAGCTAAAATTAAAGCAGATTTTTAAAGATATAAACGATCCTCATCTAAAAGCAATCCTCGCAACAGCAGGCGTTAGTGAAAATTTTGTACTTTCGCCACTTGGGCTTACCTTTTTAAACGAGGAGCAAATTAACGTGCCACTTGATGAGCTAAGACCTTACTTTAGCGATGAAATCGGACTTTAA
- a CDS encoding ribonuclease HII, whose product MAKICGIDEAGRGALAGPLSVAACVLNKEISGLNDSKKLTAKKREELFKEIIKSSNFLIIYFSNAQIDELGLSECLRRALKIFKAHFEGFEIIYDGNLDYGVGITTMIKADSKVAGVSAASILAKVSRDSLMKGWDKIYSKYGFAGHKGYGTKAHLEAIAKFGYSSLHRKSFVVKSFEKSLFD is encoded by the coding sequence ATGGCAAAAATTTGTGGCATAGATGAGGCTGGACGTGGGGCTTTAGCTGGGCCTTTAAGCGTAGCGGCCTGCGTGCTTAATAAAGAAATTTCAGGTCTAAACGACTCCAAAAAACTAACCGCAAAAAAGCGTGAGGAGCTTTTTAAAGAGATTATAAAAAGCTCAAATTTTCTCATCATCTACTTCTCAAATGCGCAAATAGACGAACTTGGGCTAAGTGAGTGCTTAAGGCGAGCGCTCAAAATTTTTAAGGCGCATTTTGAGGGCTTTGAGATCATTTATGATGGAAATTTAGACTATGGCGTTGGTATCACAACGATGATAAAAGCTGACAGCAAAGTCGCTGGGGTAAGCGCTGCTAGCATATTAGCAAAGGTTAGTCGTGATAGTTTGATGAAAGGCTGGGATAAAATTTACTCAAAGTATGGCTTTGCTGGGCACAAAGGATACGGCACAAAGGCACATCTAGAAGCCATTGCTAAGTTTGGCTATTCAAGCCTTCATAGAAAAAGCTTTGTAGTAAAATCTTTTGAAAAATCTCTATTTGACTAA
- the tpx gene encoding thiol peroxidase: MATTKFKGSEVNLSGNEVFVGSYAPEAKVVAQDLSEFSVGGNNGVEVLVCLPSLDTGVCAAEARKFNEKVAGKHGVKLSIISNDLPFAMGRFCTTEGIANLHVGSDFRYGEFAKNYGVLMSDGPLKGLLARAVFVINDGVIIHKQIVPEVTEEPNYDAVFDAIKSSGSCGCGCH; the protein is encoded by the coding sequence ATGGCAACTACAAAATTTAAAGGTAGTGAGGTAAATTTAAGTGGAAATGAGGTTTTCGTAGGCTCTTATGCGCCTGAAGCAAAAGTCGTAGCGCAAGATCTTAGCGAGTTTAGCGTAGGCGGAAATAATGGCGTAGAAGTACTTGTTTGCCTGCCGTCACTTGATACTGGCGTTTGCGCGGCAGAAGCACGTAAATTTAACGAAAAAGTAGCTGGAAAACATGGTGTAAAACTTAGCATCATCTCAAATGATTTGCCATTTGCGATGGGGAGATTTTGCACGACTGAAGGCATAGCAAATTTACATGTTGGAAGCGACTTTAGATACGGAGAATTTGCTAAAAACTATGGCGTTTTAATGAGCGATGGCCCACTAAAAGGACTACTTGCAAGAGCGGTATTTGTCATCAATGATGGCGTAATAATTCACAAACAAATCGTCCCTGAAGTGACAGAAGAGCCAAACTACGATGCTGTATTTGATGCTATTAAAAGTAGCGGTAGTTGCGGTTGTGGCTGCCATTAA
- a CDS encoding trans-sulfuration enzyme family protein, with the protein MKLDTLIVKGIEAKNNPNKAVIPPIFLASTFVQDDLENFQEFAYSRGSNPTKKAFDEIFAKVEGSKYAFSFGSGMAATAAALSLIKTGQKVLLNSNVYGGTYRYVTTVFESHGIKSEFIDDLNFLSEDDISDDVAAIFIETPSNPLLRVTDIARISKIAHKKGALVIVDNTFLTPYYQRVLDYGADIVVYSATKYIGGHADVIAGIVTLNDDALAEKIKFAKNTLGGIISPMDAYYLIRGLKTLSVRFDRQTQNTHKIIKFLQNNDAVSVVHFAGSYSEQEAKMQAAQASDIGALISFELDEKYDVNKFVKSLEIFDLAVSLGGVESLICRPATMTHEAYPKEVLDKIGIKQNLLRLAIGIENADDLIADLDQAFKKAKK; encoded by the coding sequence ATGAAACTTGACACCTTGATCGTAAAGGGCATTGAAGCTAAAAATAATCCAAATAAAGCGGTCATTCCGCCTATTTTTTTAGCAAGTACATTTGTGCAAGATGATCTTGAAAATTTTCAAGAATTTGCATATTCGCGTGGTAGCAACCCAACCAAAAAAGCATTTGATGAAATTTTTGCAAAGGTTGAAGGTAGCAAATACGCTTTTAGCTTTGGCTCAGGCATGGCAGCAACAGCAGCCGCACTTAGCCTTATAAAAACAGGGCAAAAGGTCCTACTAAATAGCAATGTCTATGGTGGCACTTATAGATATGTCACAACTGTTTTTGAAAGCCACGGCATAAAGAGCGAATTTATAGATGATCTAAATTTTTTAAGCGAAGATGATATAAGTGACGATGTAGCAGCGATATTTATCGAAACTCCGTCAAATCCCCTCTTAAGAGTGACAGATATCGCTAGAATTTCAAAGATCGCTCACAAAAAGGGCGCTCTAGTCATCGTGGATAACACATTTTTGACGCCTTACTATCAAAGAGTACTTGATTATGGAGCTGATATCGTGGTTTATAGCGCTACAAAGTATATCGGCGGACACGCTGATGTGATCGCTGGTATCGTCACACTAAACGATGATGCTTTGGCTGAGAAGATAAAATTTGCCAAAAACACACTTGGTGGCATCATAAGCCCGATGGACGCATACTACCTAATACGTGGGCTTAAAACGCTTAGCGTTAGGTTTGATAGGCAAACGCAAAATACACATAAAATAATCAAATTTTTGCAGAATAATGACGCTGTTAGCGTTGTGCATTTTGCCGGCTCATATAGCGAGCAAGAGGCAAAGATGCAAGCGGCTCAAGCAAGCGACATCGGTGCTCTTATCTCATTTGAGCTTGATGAAAAATATGATGTAAATAAATTTGTAAAATCGCTAGAAATTTTTGATCTAGCAGTAAGTCTTGGAGGTGTAGAAAGCCTTATTTGCAGGCCTGCAACTATGACGCATGAGGCATATCCAAAAGAGGTGCTAGATAAGATCGGCATAAAGCAAAACTTGCTTCGTTTAGCAATCGGTATCGAAAACGCTGATGATCTAATAGCAGATCTTGATCAAGCATTTAAAAAAGCAAAAAAATAA
- a CDS encoding DIP1984 family protein yields the protein MKLAQALILRADTQKRLEQLKGRLLNNAKMQENERPSEDPKLLLKELDRLSDELFRLILAINLTNSSAKFEGASLTEMIAKKDTLNQKASVLREFAKSASQKVDLYSNSEIKILSSVDVAMLQKQIDELSKEIRELDMKLQEANWQVDLVE from the coding sequence ATGAAATTAGCTCAGGCTCTCATTTTAAGAGCCGATACACAAAAACGTTTAGAGCAGCTAAAAGGTAGATTGCTCAATAATGCAAAAATGCAAGAAAATGAAAGACCTAGCGAAGATCCAAAGCTTCTTTTAAAAGAGCTTGATAGGCTAAGCGATGAGCTATTTAGACTGATCTTGGCTATAAATTTAACAAACTCAAGTGCAAAATTTGAAGGTGCGAGTCTAACTGAAATGATCGCTAAAAAAGATACGCTAAACCAAAAAGCAAGCGTGCTTAGGGAATTTGCCAAAAGCGCAAGCCAAAAGGTCGATCTTTACTCAAATAGCGAGATAAAAATTTTAAGTAGTGTTGATGTGGCTATGCTTCAAAAGCAAATAGACGAGCTATCCAAAGAGATCAGAGAGCTAGATATGAAGCTACAAGAGGCAAACTGGCAAGTTGATCTTGTAGAGTAA
- a CDS encoding MalY/PatB family protein, giving the protein MKYDFDTLISRDGTNSSKWRMKNDVLPMWVADMDFKAAPEILNALQKRLDNGVFGYSFIPKEWNEAIKGWWERRHDVSFENDWMCFCTGVIPAISTAIRRFSNPGDQILVQAPVYHVFFNCIKNNGREILSNDLVYKDGSYEIDFEDLEAKLAQPLTTMMLLCNPHNPIGKIWDKETLKKIGELCYKHDVLVISDEIHCDITDPGLSYVPFISVSEECKNNSITCVSPTKAFNIAGLQSSAIVTPNEQIRARINAAVNYDEIGEANAFAITATIAAFNDSQTWLDELRDYLFENKKIVINFIKEQNLPVKLLPSNATYLLWLDCSAFCEDSSDFMNFLRDKAGLWLNDGNAYRGDRFFLRMNIATQRARVLEGLKRLQNGINLYTSKR; this is encoded by the coding sequence ATGAAGTACGATTTTGATACGCTTATTAGCAGAGATGGCACTAACTCATCAAAATGGCGAATGAAAAACGATGTTTTGCCAATGTGGGTTGCTGATATGGATTTTAAGGCTGCACCTGAAATTTTAAATGCCCTACAAAAGCGTCTTGATAATGGCGTCTTTGGCTACTCATTTATCCCAAAAGAGTGGAACGAAGCGATTAAAGGCTGGTGGGAAAGGCGTCATGATGTTAGCTTTGAAAACGATTGGATGTGCTTTTGTACTGGCGTTATACCAGCGATTTCTACTGCGATTAGAAGATTTAGTAATCCAGGAGATCAAATTTTAGTTCAAGCTCCCGTCTATCACGTATTTTTTAACTGCATCAAAAATAATGGCCGTGAAATTTTATCAAATGACCTTGTCTATAAAGATGGCTCTTATGAGATTGATTTTGAGGACCTTGAGGCAAAGCTAGCGCAGCCGCTAACAACTATGATGCTTCTTTGCAATCCTCACAATCCAATAGGTAAAATTTGGGACAAAGAGACGCTTAAAAAGATAGGCGAGCTTTGCTATAAGCACGATGTTTTGGTTATCAGCGATGAGATCCACTGCGACATAACTGATCCTGGGCTAAGCTACGTGCCATTTATCAGCGTTAGCGAAGAGTGCAAAAATAACTCAATCACATGCGTCTCACCTACAAAAGCCTTTAATATAGCTGGACTTCAAAGCTCAGCCATCGTCACACCAAATGAACAGATACGTGCCAGAATAAATGCAGCTGTAAATTATGATGAGATAGGTGAGGCAAACGCATTTGCAATAACTGCGACAATAGCGGCATTTAACGATAGTCAAACATGGCTTGATGAGCTTAGGGATTATCTCTTTGAAAACAAAAAAATCGTTATAAATTTCATAAAAGAGCAAAATTTGCCAGTAAAACTTCTGCCATCAAATGCGACTTATCTTTTATGGCTTGATTGCAGTGCGTTTTGCGAGGATTCAAGCGACTTTATGAATTTCTTGCGTGATAAAGCTGGACTATGGCTAAATGACGGTAATGCTTACAGGGGAGATAGATTTTTCCTCCGTATGAATATCGCAACCCAAAGAGCCAGAGTGCTTGAAGGGTTAAAACGCTTACAAAATGGTATAAATTTATACACTTCAAAAAGATAA
- the sodB gene encoding superoxide dismutase [Fe]: protein MFELRKLPFDANSNAVVSAKTCEYHYGKHHATYVANLNNLIKDTKFADASFYEILKNSEGGLYNNVAQVYNHDFYWDCIAKKSEMSSELKAAIEANFANFKEEFLKAATTLFGSGWAWLVFDPSSKKLEIVQTSNAKTPVSDGKVPLLVVDVWEHAYYIDNFNARPKYLETFYENINWEFVSKAYEWALKEGLGSVEFYTKELHK from the coding sequence ATGTTTGAACTTAGAAAACTTCCATTTGATGCAAATAGCAATGCAGTAGTTAGTGCAAAAACCTGTGAATACCACTACGGCAAGCATCATGCAACTTACGTAGCAAATTTAAACAATCTTATAAAAGATACAAAATTTGCTGACGCATCATTTTACGAGATCCTAAAAAATAGCGAAGGTGGGCTTTACAACAACGTTGCTCAAGTTTATAACCACGACTTTTACTGGGACTGCATCGCTAAAAAAAGCGAGATGTCAAGCGAGCTAAAAGCTGCGATCGAGGCAAATTTCGCAAATTTCAAAGAGGAATTTTTAAAAGCAGCTACAACGCTTTTTGGCTCAGGCTGGGCGTGGCTTGTATTTGATCCAAGCAGTAAAAAGCTAGAGATCGTACAAACTAGCAACGCAAAAACTCCAGTGAGCGACGGCAAAGTACCACTTCTAGTCGTTGATGTTTGGGAGCATGCTTACTACATCGACAACTTCAACGCTCGCCCAAAATACCTAGAGACTTTTTATGAGAACATAAACTGGGAATTTGTAAGCAAAGCTTACGAGTGGGCACTAAAAGAGGGTCTTGGCTCAGTTGAGTTTTACACAAAAGAGCTTCATAAATAA